One part of the Streptomyces lydicus genome encodes these proteins:
- a CDS encoding sensor histidine kinase has product MAHGAFHRLRQDLIVDAFAFRPMPPLEDAKVSRWVPWLPERIRRGVRWLPHCAVGFFAACVFLACFSLGYETGPVRGLLSVGFAVMIAAGPALTLLRPVGAYWLSLAAFVLSVFGNALISSYASAFSGGSFMTLLAVMTLVVLRTRPRLAVEMWLVTFAVAAVVTTLIGRNVGDLPPVAVFSGVVLISAAAVRAWREERRQVVETLTASAEERSRRTLLEERATIARELHDVVAHHMSVIAIQAEAAPYRVENTPPELATSFATIRENAVAALTELRRILGVVRSEDPDAFAERDPEAPQPTLASLESLLDSVRGAGLVVEAVITGAPRPLPQGVELSAYRIVQEGLSNALRHSPGADARVEISYVLGGIGLRIVNGPASRLAKPSPGAGHGVLGMRERVQMLGGEMTADHTEDGGFEVAAFIPVSQTAGEATSGGSRS; this is encoded by the coding sequence ATAGCCCACGGGGCGTTCCACCGACTGCGCCAGGACCTGATCGTCGACGCCTTCGCCTTCCGCCCGATGCCGCCGCTGGAGGACGCGAAGGTGTCGCGGTGGGTGCCCTGGCTGCCGGAGCGGATCCGTCGCGGGGTCCGCTGGCTGCCGCACTGCGCCGTCGGCTTCTTCGCGGCCTGCGTCTTCCTGGCCTGCTTCAGCCTGGGCTACGAGACCGGCCCGGTGCGCGGCCTGCTGAGCGTCGGCTTCGCCGTGATGATCGCCGCCGGGCCGGCGCTCACGCTGTTGCGTCCGGTGGGTGCCTACTGGCTGTCGCTGGCGGCGTTCGTGCTGTCGGTGTTCGGCAACGCGTTGATCTCTTCGTACGCCAGCGCCTTCAGCGGCGGCTCCTTCATGACGCTGCTGGCCGTGATGACGCTCGTGGTGCTGCGCACCCGGCCGCGGCTGGCGGTGGAGATGTGGCTGGTCACCTTCGCGGTGGCGGCCGTCGTGACCACGCTCATCGGGCGGAATGTCGGTGACCTGCCGCCGGTGGCGGTCTTCAGCGGCGTGGTGCTGATCTCCGCCGCCGCCGTCCGGGCCTGGCGCGAGGAGCGCCGGCAGGTCGTCGAGACCCTGACGGCCTCCGCCGAGGAGCGCTCCCGGCGCACGCTCCTGGAGGAGCGCGCCACGATCGCCCGTGAGCTGCACGACGTGGTCGCCCACCACATGTCGGTCATCGCGATCCAGGCCGAGGCCGCCCCGTACCGGGTGGAGAACACCCCGCCGGAGCTGGCCACGTCCTTCGCGACGATCCGGGAGAACGCCGTCGCCGCGCTCACCGAACTGCGCCGCATCCTGGGCGTGGTGCGCTCCGAGGACCCGGACGCGTTCGCCGAGCGCGACCCGGAGGCCCCGCAGCCGACGCTGGCCAGCCTCGAATCGCTGCTCGACAGCGTCCGCGGCGCGGGACTGGTCGTCGAAGCAGTGATCACGGGGGCGCCCCGGCCGCTGCCGCAGGGCGTGGAGCTGTCCGCCTACCGGATCGTGCAGGAGGGGCTGAGCAACGCGCTGCGCCATTCGCCGGGCGCCGACGCCCGGGTGGAGATCTCCTACGTGCTGGGCGGCATCGGCCTGCGGATCGTCAACGGCCCGGCGAGCCGGCTGGCCAAGCCGTCCCCGGGCGCGGGCCACGGGGTGCTGGGCATGCGGGAGCGGGTGCAGATGCTGGGCGGCGAGATGACCGCCGACCACACCGAGGACGGGGGCTTCGAGGTCGCGGCCTTCATCCCGGTGTCGCAGACGGCCGGGGAGGCCACGTCCGGGGGGAGCAGGTCATGA
- a CDS encoding response regulator, whose product MIRVLIVDDQVMVREGFSVLLNAMPDIEVVGEAVDGRQAVQKVAVLKPDVVLMDIRMPEMNGLDATREIVAADAEAKVLVLTTFDLDEYVYQALRAGASGFLLKDASAGQLAEGVRIVASGEALLAPTVTKRLISEFSRLGTPRAPAQERIADLTERETEVLVLVAQGLSNGEIAGHLVVAESTVKTHVSRILVKLGLRDRTQAAVFAYEARLVTPGG is encoded by the coding sequence ATGATCCGCGTACTGATCGTTGACGACCAGGTGATGGTCCGCGAGGGCTTCTCCGTCCTGCTCAACGCCATGCCGGACATCGAGGTCGTCGGCGAGGCGGTGGACGGCCGCCAAGCGGTGCAGAAGGTCGCGGTCCTCAAGCCCGACGTGGTGCTGATGGACATCCGGATGCCGGAGATGAACGGCCTGGACGCGACCCGCGAGATCGTCGCGGCGGACGCGGAGGCCAAGGTCCTGGTGCTGACCACCTTCGACCTCGACGAGTACGTCTACCAGGCGCTGCGCGCCGGAGCCAGCGGCTTCCTGCTCAAGGACGCCTCGGCCGGCCAGCTCGCCGAGGGCGTGCGGATCGTCGCCTCCGGCGAGGCGCTGCTCGCCCCCACCGTCACCAAGCGGCTGATCTCGGAGTTCTCCCGTCTGGGCACCCCCAGGGCGCCCGCGCAGGAGCGCATCGCCGACCTCACCGAGCGCGAGACCGAGGTCCTGGTGCTGGTGGCCCAGGGCCTGTCGAACGGCGAGATCGCCGGACATCTCGTCGTCGCCGAATCCACGGTGAAGACCCATGTCAGCCGCATCCTGGTGAAGCTGGGCCTGCGTGACCGGACGCAGGCGGCGGTGTTCGCGTACGAGGCGCGGCTGGTGACGCCCGGCGGGTGA